In one window of Rhodothermus sp. DNA:
- the dapF gene encoding diaminopimelate epimerase, whose protein sequence is MAKTLVLEFTKMNGAGNDFIVLDNRFYAFSDEALAALARRYCRRRFGIGADGLLALAPAQQPGMHYRMRYFNADGSRGTMCGNGARCLARFAWMAGIRATPLRFETDAGSYQAEVSDDPQVPVRLYLPPPGSYKPHPPLDTALPDGMIVAAFIWTGTEHLVCWVPSVADAPVAEWGPRLRDDPAWQPRGVNVDFVEVVGEQRGRSVLRVRTYEKGVEAETLACGTGAVAAALTAWRQGRICRLPIEVHMPGGILTVGFRPEAEGERELFLEGPAVPVFRGTVEVPVPLTTS, encoded by the coding sequence ATGGCAAAGACGCTGGTTCTTGAGTTCACCAAAATGAACGGGGCCGGGAACGACTTTATCGTGCTGGATAACCGGTTCTATGCGTTCTCGGATGAAGCGTTGGCTGCGTTGGCCCGACGCTACTGTCGCCGTCGGTTTGGGATTGGTGCCGACGGGTTGTTGGCACTGGCACCGGCGCAACAGCCCGGGATGCACTACCGAATGCGCTATTTTAACGCCGACGGTAGTCGGGGGACGATGTGTGGTAATGGTGCTCGATGTCTGGCACGGTTTGCCTGGATGGCCGGCATTCGGGCTACGCCCTTGCGTTTTGAAACGGATGCCGGAAGTTACCAGGCCGAGGTATCCGATGATCCCCAGGTACCTGTGCGGCTGTATCTACCACCGCCTGGATCCTACAAGCCACACCCCCCTCTGGACACTGCGCTGCCTGACGGCATGATTGTAGCCGCTTTTATCTGGACAGGCACGGAGCACCTGGTTTGCTGGGTGCCGTCGGTTGCGGACGCACCGGTGGCTGAATGGGGGCCACGGCTTCGAGATGATCCTGCATGGCAACCACGAGGCGTGAACGTGGATTTTGTGGAGGTAGTGGGTGAGCAGCGGGGGCGAAGCGTGCTTCGGGTACGTACATACGAGAAAGGGGTTGAGGCGGAAACGCTGGCCTGTGGTACGGGCGCCGTAGCTGCTGCACTGACTGCCTGGCGGCAGGGCCGGATATGCCGGCTGCCGATCGAGGTGCACATGCCAGGTGGCATACTGACTGTTGGCTTTCGGCCAGAAGCCGAGGGCGAGAGAGAACTGTTTCTTGAAGGACCAGCTGTGCCTGTGTTTCGTGGCACCGTCGAAGTGCCTGTACCACTGACCACATCCTGA
- a CDS encoding peptidyl-prolyl cis-trans isomerase, whose amino-acid sequence MEDLAYYAEESEDFEGEARRMGLQVQEMRVEEGQQFLPGIGQSRAILNFLADADEGDISPVIELDDRFIVLQLVAVTPEGYRSFEEVRDEIRPRVLLEKKKEVQVARLRQALQQHGFDGLDEALGTTVQTVTQLSYSQTLIPGLGREPRFIGTVFGLQEGETSEVVAGENAAFVVQLTRLYEPPPLGEQMREQIRQQLLNQRRQQVMTQWLAALREQADIKDYRRRFEL is encoded by the coding sequence ATGGAAGACCTGGCTTATTATGCCGAAGAATCTGAAGACTTTGAAGGGGAAGCCCGGCGCATGGGCTTGCAGGTGCAGGAAATGCGCGTCGAAGAAGGCCAGCAGTTCCTCCCCGGCATAGGCCAGAGCCGAGCGATTCTGAACTTTCTGGCCGATGCCGACGAGGGCGACATCAGCCCAGTTATTGAGCTGGACGACCGCTTTATCGTCTTACAACTGGTCGCGGTGACTCCTGAAGGGTATCGTTCCTTTGAAGAAGTTCGTGACGAGATTCGTCCCCGCGTACTGCTGGAAAAGAAAAAAGAGGTGCAGGTGGCTCGCCTGCGTCAGGCACTCCAGCAGCATGGCTTCGACGGGCTGGACGAAGCGCTCGGCACCACGGTGCAGACAGTCACACAGCTCAGCTACAGCCAGACGTTGATTCCCGGATTGGGCCGGGAGCCACGGTTTATCGGCACGGTGTTTGGCCTGCAAGAAGGGGAAACCTCGGAGGTTGTAGCTGGCGAGAACGCAGCCTTTGTAGTCCAGCTTACCCGCCTGTACGAACCGCCACCGCTGGGAGAACAGATGCGAGAACAGATCCGACAGCAATTGCTCAACCAGCGTCGCCAGCAAGTGATGACGCAATGGCTGGCAGCCTTACGTGAACAAGCCGACATCAAGGACTACCGCCGTCGCTTTGAGCTGTAA
- a CDS encoding FliA/WhiG family RNA polymerase sigma factor — protein MGYQLQQLVEQYVADPSPANREAVVLAAVPLVRSLVGRLSVPDHPLVTREDLENVGLMGLLQALDSYDPSRGTPFVSYAYGRIRGALVDYLRSIDALPRERRRKLAELQQAIDTLRQTLGGEPDDQDVADYLGISLQEYHSLLTDAQRRFALSLQDTIGEDGDQSVLETIPNEEAEKQFEAIDRASLLEYIYKLIQRLPEREQNILALYYYENLTLREIAQLLGLTEARISQILGKTLLTLRTELQRVRSRVA, from the coding sequence ATGGGCTACCAACTGCAACAGCTTGTTGAGCAGTATGTGGCCGACCCTTCGCCCGCCAACCGCGAGGCGGTAGTGCTGGCGGCCGTGCCCCTGGTGCGCTCACTGGTCGGGCGCCTGAGCGTCCCCGATCACCCATTGGTCACCCGTGAAGACCTGGAAAACGTAGGGCTCATGGGGCTGCTCCAGGCGCTCGACAGCTACGATCCATCCCGCGGTACTCCTTTCGTCTCGTACGCCTATGGCCGCATTCGCGGTGCCCTTGTCGACTATCTACGCTCAATCGATGCCCTGCCACGGGAGCGACGCCGCAAGCTTGCTGAGCTCCAGCAGGCTATCGATACGCTCCGCCAGACACTCGGCGGCGAACCCGACGATCAGGACGTGGCCGACTACCTCGGCATCTCCCTGCAAGAATACCATTCGTTGCTGACCGACGCACAGCGACGCTTTGCCCTCTCGCTGCAAGATACCATCGGCGAGGATGGGGATCAGAGTGTGCTTGAGACCATTCCCAATGAAGAGGCGGAAAAACAATTTGAAGCTATCGACCGAGCCTCGCTCCTTGAATACATTTACAAACTCATTCAGCGCCTTCCGGAACGCGAGCAAAATATCCTGGCCCTTTACTACTACGAAAACCTGACGCTACGCGAAATTGCCCAATTGCTCGGACTCACCGAAGCCCGCATCTCGCAAATCCTGGGCAAAACGCTGCTCACGCTGCGTACCGAGCTACAACGCGTTCGCTCGCGCGTCGCCTGA
- a CDS encoding P-loop NTPase, which produces MKRRSTVIAIVSGKGGVGKSITAVNLAETLAVRSERVALLDADFGQSACGILLNETPSASVLDLARGRVELDDVLHPTRSGFTLVQAVAEPGAADGHHTALYQTLDWLLKELEHTHTFVLIDAPAGTEGPVRWALDRAHLGLLVIVGEPTAIADAYRLCKLLWQRAPHYPLGCVVNLADTEAEARSIADRFAQLTQHFLHHRPLYLGWVPFSAQVRQSVHRQQPAVQTPGPVRNAFQRLAAALVRGTIDQPASCPTP; this is translated from the coding sequence ATGAAACGTCGTTCTACTGTTATAGCTATTGTCAGTGGAAAAGGCGGCGTCGGCAAAAGTATTACGGCCGTCAACCTGGCTGAAACGCTGGCTGTACGCAGCGAACGTGTCGCTTTGCTTGATGCCGACTTTGGCCAGAGCGCCTGTGGCATCCTGCTCAACGAAACACCGTCAGCCAGTGTGCTGGACCTGGCACGCGGCCGGGTCGAACTGGACGATGTTTTACATCCGACCCGTTCGGGCTTCACGCTGGTACAGGCGGTGGCCGAGCCTGGGGCGGCCGACGGCCACCATACTGCCCTGTACCAGACGCTCGACTGGCTACTGAAGGAGCTGGAGCATACCCATACGTTTGTGCTCATCGACGCACCCGCTGGCACCGAAGGTCCAGTGCGCTGGGCGCTCGACCGTGCCCACCTGGGACTGCTGGTCATTGTAGGCGAACCTACCGCGATCGCCGACGCTTACCGGCTCTGTAAGCTGCTCTGGCAACGCGCTCCTCATTATCCGCTGGGTTGTGTGGTCAACCTGGCCGATACCGAGGCCGAAGCCCGTAGCATAGCCGACCGTTTCGCCCAGCTCACCCAGCACTTTCTACACCATCGCCCACTTTACCTCGGCTGGGTACCTTTTTCCGCCCAGGTGCGGCAAAGCGTGCATCGACAGCAACCGGCTGTCCAGACACCTGGCCCGGTGCGCAACGCCTTTCAGCGACTGGCAGCGGCACTCGTACGCGGTACCATTGACCAGCCAGCCTCCTGCCCCACACCATAA